A region from the Microbacterium lacus genome encodes:
- the nrdH gene encoding glutaredoxin-like protein NrdH: MSITVYTKPSCVQCTATYRALDSKGIEYDVLDLSQDPAALEQVKALGYLQAPVVITDEDHWSGFRPDKIDELASRLA; this comes from the coding sequence ATGTCGATCACCGTCTACACCAAGCCCTCCTGCGTGCAGTGCACGGCGACCTACCGTGCGCTCGACTCGAAGGGCATCGAATACGACGTCCTCGACCTCTCGCAGGACCCCGCGGCGCTCGAGCAGGTCAAGGCCCTCGGCTACCTGCAGGCGCCGGTCGTCATCACCGATGAGGACCACTGGTCGGGCTTCCGGCCCGACAAGATCGACGAGCTCGCCTCGCGCCTGGCCTGA
- a CDS encoding TIGR00341 family protein, translating to MPRLTQTLIPPSQRQPIEALNEALDLSYGDRMGKRTGFLIMLVLAATIAIAGVLADSTATVIGAMIIAPLGTPILGIALGIVTGHLSLVLRSILWVLLGLAIVVVLGLAFSLFVATPQSLETNAQVLGRTSPSLMDLVAALATGFAGGFAMCRRDLSAILPGVAISISLVPPLGVVGVTAGQGQWGDALGALVLFLSNVIALVIAGSIVFTMGGYAKDPSSSPVANRRRAYIVVTILALIVALPLAANSIVTVALARWSVAIQQTAVAWLEHEDGSRVGEVEWTGTTATIDVLTADGRTPSTDDFRDLLDAAVPSFVGVIVDVGQGEEIVVR from the coding sequence ATGCCTCGCCTCACCCAGACGCTCATCCCGCCCTCGCAGCGCCAGCCGATCGAGGCGTTGAACGAGGCTCTCGATCTGAGCTACGGCGACAGAATGGGAAAGCGGACGGGCTTCCTGATCATGCTCGTGCTGGCCGCCACGATCGCGATCGCGGGCGTCCTCGCCGACTCGACAGCGACGGTGATCGGAGCCATGATCATCGCGCCGCTCGGCACCCCGATCCTCGGCATCGCGCTCGGGATCGTCACGGGGCATCTGAGTCTCGTGCTGCGCTCGATCCTGTGGGTTCTGCTCGGACTCGCGATCGTCGTCGTGCTGGGACTCGCGTTCAGCCTGTTCGTCGCGACACCGCAGAGCCTGGAGACCAACGCCCAGGTCCTCGGGCGCACGTCGCCCAGTCTGATGGACCTCGTGGCAGCGCTCGCGACCGGATTCGCCGGAGGTTTCGCGATGTGCCGCCGAGACCTCAGCGCCATCCTCCCCGGCGTCGCGATCTCGATCTCGCTCGTTCCGCCGCTGGGCGTGGTCGGCGTCACGGCGGGGCAGGGGCAGTGGGGCGACGCGCTGGGCGCCCTGGTGCTGTTCCTCTCCAATGTCATCGCGCTCGTGATCGCGGGGAGCATCGTCTTCACGATGGGCGGGTACGCGAAGGACCCGAGCTCTTCACCGGTGGCCAACCGGCGCCGGGCCTACATCGTCGTGACGATCCTCGCGCTGATCGTCGCGCTGCCGCTCGCGGCGAACTCGATCGTGACGGTCGCGCTGGCGCGATGGTCGGTCGCGATTCAGCAGACCGCGGTCGCCTGGCTCGAGCACGAAGACGGATCACGCGTGGGCGAGGTGGAGTGGACCGGCACGACCGCGACGATCGACGTGCTGACCGCGGACGGCCGGACGCCGTCGACCGATGACTTCCGGGACCTGCTCGACGCCGCGGTGCCGAGCTTCGTCGGCGTGATCGTCGACGTCGGTCAGGGCGAGGAGATCGTCGTGCGGTGA
- the nrdF gene encoding class 1b ribonucleoside-diphosphate reductase subunit beta, with the protein MSEKLQLLNQVQAINWNRIEDEKDLEVWNRLVNNFWLPEKVPLSNDIQSWNTLTPDEQLLTMRVFTGLTLLDTIQGTVGAVSLIPDAITPHEESVYTNIAFMESVHAKSYSSIFSTLCSTKEIDEAFRWSVENPNLQKKAQIVMDYYRGDSPLKRKVASTLLESFLFYSGFYLPMHWSSRAKLTNTADLIRLIIRDEAVHGYYIGYKFQKGLERVGQAERDDLKDYTFSLLYELYDNEIQYTQDLYDGVGLTEDVKKFLHYNANKALMNLGYEAMFPATVTNVNPAILSALSPNADENHDFFSGSGSSYVIGKAEATEDEDWDF; encoded by the coding sequence ATGAGCGAGAAGCTCCAGCTCCTGAACCAGGTGCAGGCCATCAACTGGAACCGCATCGAGGACGAGAAGGACCTCGAGGTGTGGAACCGCCTCGTGAACAACTTCTGGCTGCCCGAGAAGGTGCCGCTGTCCAATGACATCCAGTCGTGGAACACGCTGACCCCCGACGAGCAGCTGCTCACGATGCGCGTGTTCACCGGCCTCACCCTGCTCGACACGATCCAGGGCACAGTGGGCGCGGTCTCGCTCATCCCGGACGCGATCACCCCGCACGAGGAGTCGGTCTACACGAACATCGCGTTCATGGAGTCCGTGCACGCGAAGAGCTATTCGTCGATCTTCTCGACGCTGTGCTCGACGAAGGAGATCGACGAGGCATTCCGCTGGTCGGTGGAGAACCCGAATCTGCAGAAGAAGGCGCAGATCGTCATGGACTACTACCGCGGCGACAGCCCGCTCAAGCGCAAGGTGGCCTCCACCCTGCTGGAGAGCTTCCTGTTCTACTCGGGCTTCTACCTGCCGATGCACTGGTCGTCGCGGGCGAAGCTCACCAACACCGCCGATCTCATCCGCCTGATCATCCGCGACGAGGCCGTGCACGGCTACTACATCGGATACAAGTTCCAGAAGGGTCTCGAGCGGGTCGGTCAGGCCGAGCGCGACGACCTCAAGGACTACACGTTCTCGCTCCTGTACGAGCTCTACGACAACGAGATCCAGTACACGCAGGACCTCTACGACGGCGTCGGCCTGACCGAGGACGTCAAGAAGTTCCTGCACTACAACGCGAACAAGGCCCTGATGAACCTCGGCTACGAAGCGATGTTCCCGGCGACCGTGACGAATGTGAACCCGGCGATCCTCTCGGCGCTCTCGCCGAACGCCGACGAGAACCATGACTTCTTCAGCGGCTCCGGTTCGTCGTACGTCATCGGCAAGGCCGAGGCCACCGAAGATGAGGACTGGGACTTCTAA
- a CDS encoding alpha/beta hydrolase, with translation MPAPLTLPRIRWGDPAADRRALLVHGLGSNGPLMWRFGVALADDGWFAEAVDLRGHGTAPRALDYSIDAYAADLRITRPTHGLGWDLVIAHSLGGAAATVVAASDQGWTERLVLVDPAIHLAARDRDIVRASQERSFADPTETAVRAEHPHWHPHDVELKALSAQQASRWAVEQTSEQNAAWDVRDAASRLSVPTHVIGSDPKVYSIFTGPLAEEVLRNPHVTMSVVAGAGHSPHRDKPEATIAALRQAVEA, from the coding sequence ATGCCCGCTCCCCTCACCCTGCCCCGCATCCGCTGGGGCGATCCCGCCGCCGACCGGCGCGCGCTGCTTGTGCACGGCCTCGGATCCAACGGGCCGCTCATGTGGCGCTTCGGTGTCGCGCTGGCCGATGACGGGTGGTTCGCCGAGGCCGTCGACCTGCGCGGGCACGGCACCGCGCCGCGGGCGCTGGACTACTCGATCGACGCGTACGCGGCCGACCTCCGCATCACGCGTCCCACCCACGGTCTCGGCTGGGATCTGGTGATCGCCCACTCGCTCGGCGGCGCCGCGGCCACCGTGGTGGCGGCATCCGATCAGGGGTGGACCGAGCGGCTCGTGCTCGTGGATCCCGCGATCCACCTCGCGGCCCGCGACCGCGACATCGTGCGGGCGAGTCAGGAGCGGTCCTTCGCAGACCCGACCGAAACGGCCGTGCGCGCCGAGCACCCGCATTGGCACCCGCACGATGTCGAGCTGAAAGCGCTGTCGGCGCAGCAGGCGAGCCGCTGGGCGGTCGAGCAGACCAGCGAGCAGAACGCGGCGTGGGACGTGCGGGATGCCGCATCACGCCTGTCCGTGCCGACGCATGTCATCGGGTCCGACCCGAAGGTGTACTCGATCTTCACCGGGCCGCTCGCCGAGGAGGTGCTGCGCAATCCGCACGTGACGATGTCGGTGGTCGCCGGCGCCGGCCACTCGCCGCACCGCGACAAGCCCGAGGCCACGATCGCCGCGCTGCGGCAGGCCGTCGAGGCCTGA
- a CDS encoding pilus assembly protein CpaE, translating into MISTESALALRQAGLVWHPRSGDRFQLNEPEFDADVFTVSEMTIEPREYPTGQILAFNGTTEWALDSVALEDALWLPHESQLRELLRGSFRALRRLSDTHEVEIVVAGEVFVFEHPEPADAYALAVLELLRRIA; encoded by the coding sequence ATGATCTCCACGGAATCCGCGCTCGCCCTGCGTCAGGCGGGGCTCGTGTGGCACCCCCGCTCCGGCGACCGGTTCCAGCTCAACGAGCCGGAGTTCGACGCGGACGTCTTCACCGTGAGTGAGATGACAATCGAGCCGCGGGAGTATCCGACCGGGCAGATCCTGGCGTTCAACGGCACCACGGAGTGGGCGCTGGACTCCGTCGCCCTGGAGGACGCGCTGTGGCTCCCGCACGAGAGCCAGCTGCGCGAGCTGCTGCGCGGCTCCTTCCGCGCGCTCCGGCGCCTCAGTGACACGCACGAGGTGGAGATCGTGGTCGCTGGCGAGGTCTTCGTGTTCGAGCACCCCGAACCGGCGGATGCCTATGCGCTCGCCGTGCTGGAGCTTCTGCGCCGCATCGCCTGA
- a CDS encoding aminotransferase → MTDTSDALVQPAPPEIDEETAAVLARDLWGVRGAARALGSHQDRNFLITPADAAPRVLLKIANPSVTAAELEAQSAAADAIVRAGVRAPRAVRFADGSTVRPVVVEGVTMQARLLEFLEGETLSGYLSPAAVREIGTLAAAVDVALGDLVAPAAERTHQWDLREAPGVLAELREYVTDADLRESLSRAADAAWKVVAGLADRLPSQFIHGDLTDDNVVAGDPVTRVPDGVIDLGDLNRTWTVGELAITVSSLLHHDGMDLARATRAIAAYHAVRPLSPAEADALWPLVVVRGAVLVASAHHVIATDPTNEYAAENLLHEREILRQATSVPPEVATALVRAATGHETVTLDLPASSPLLSGSPSVSIVDLSPTSPLLDEGRWLSDSAEDELFAAGPSAARFGEARLTRSRPGAPSEPATVALGVELQLPDATQLTAPWPGTVHPTDHGLELRTDTHAVTIDGCRAITPADTEVAAGQAIGETAGRIWIQVTRAGVSAPRFAPASLVPAWRTVVADPSALIPGLTPAPVSADDLLARREASFADVQEHYFADPPVMVRGWREHLIDTDGRVYLDTLNNVTSVGHAHPRLVEAVAAQWRLLNTNSRFHYPAVVEFSERLAALAPDPLDTVFLVNSGSEAVDLALRLGQAWSGRRDVLAVREAYHGWTYLTDAVSTSIADNPAALQTRPDWVHTVPAPTGDGAYTADAVARVEELAAEGTPVGAFVAETVFGNAGGVMLPDGYLDAVYRAVRAHGGLAIADEVQVGYGRLGEWFWGFEQQGVVPDVIAVAKAMGSGHPLGAVITTREIAERYRTGGYFFSSAGGSPVSSIVGLTVLDIIRDEELQRNAREVGGYLKERLQELGRRHPILAAVHGSGFYLGPEFRRASGEPATAETAAICARLRELGVIAQPTGDHQNILKIKPPMVFTRDSADELVAALDRVLTTGW, encoded by the coding sequence ATGACCGACACCTCGGACGCCCTCGTCCAGCCCGCACCGCCCGAGATCGACGAGGAAACCGCCGCGGTCCTCGCGCGCGATCTGTGGGGCGTGCGCGGCGCGGCGCGGGCGCTCGGCAGTCATCAGGACCGCAACTTCCTGATCACCCCGGCGGACGCCGCGCCGCGGGTGCTGCTGAAGATCGCGAACCCGAGTGTCACGGCGGCCGAGCTCGAAGCCCAGTCCGCCGCGGCGGACGCAATCGTGCGAGCAGGCGTGCGCGCGCCGCGCGCGGTGCGGTTCGCCGACGGATCCACGGTCCGCCCCGTCGTGGTGGAGGGTGTCACGATGCAGGCTCGCCTCCTGGAGTTCCTCGAGGGTGAGACGCTGTCCGGCTACCTCTCCCCCGCCGCCGTGCGCGAGATCGGGACACTGGCGGCCGCGGTCGACGTCGCGCTGGGAGACCTGGTGGCCCCCGCCGCTGAGCGGACGCACCAGTGGGATCTGCGCGAAGCGCCGGGCGTCCTCGCCGAGCTTCGCGAATACGTCACGGACGCCGACCTGCGCGAGAGCCTGTCCCGAGCCGCCGACGCGGCATGGAAGGTGGTGGCCGGGCTCGCCGACCGCCTCCCCTCGCAGTTCATCCACGGCGACCTGACCGACGACAACGTCGTCGCCGGCGATCCGGTCACGCGCGTCCCCGACGGCGTGATCGACCTCGGCGACCTGAACCGCACGTGGACGGTCGGCGAGCTCGCGATCACTGTGTCCTCGCTCCTCCACCACGACGGCATGGATCTCGCCCGGGCCACTCGCGCGATCGCCGCCTATCACGCCGTCCGCCCGCTCAGCCCCGCTGAAGCGGACGCCCTCTGGCCGCTCGTCGTCGTCCGCGGCGCCGTCCTGGTGGCCAGCGCCCACCACGTGATCGCGACGGATCCGACGAACGAGTACGCGGCCGAGAACCTGCTGCACGAGCGTGAGATCCTGCGCCAGGCGACCTCCGTGCCGCCCGAGGTGGCGACAGCACTCGTGCGTGCCGCGACCGGACATGAGACGGTGACTCTCGACCTTCCCGCGTCGTCCCCGCTGCTCTCGGGCTCCCCGTCCGTCTCGATCGTCGACCTGTCACCGACCAGTCCCCTGCTCGACGAGGGCCGCTGGCTGAGCGATTCGGCCGAGGACGAGCTCTTCGCCGCCGGCCCGAGCGCCGCACGGTTCGGCGAGGCGCGCCTGACCCGCTCGCGTCCGGGCGCTCCGTCCGAGCCCGCGACCGTTGCGCTCGGTGTCGAGCTGCAGCTCCCGGACGCGACGCAGCTCACCGCCCCGTGGCCGGGAACCGTCCATCCGACCGATCACGGCCTCGAGCTGCGCACCGACACCCACGCAGTGACGATCGACGGATGCCGCGCGATCACTCCCGCGGACACCGAGGTCGCGGCAGGTCAGGCGATCGGCGAGACCGCGGGCCGGATCTGGATCCAGGTGACCCGCGCCGGGGTCTCCGCGCCGCGCTTCGCCCCGGCATCCCTCGTCCCCGCCTGGCGCACGGTCGTCGCGGACCCGTCCGCGCTCATTCCCGGTCTGACTCCGGCCCCCGTGAGCGCCGACGATCTCCTCGCCCGACGCGAGGCATCATTCGCCGACGTGCAGGAACACTACTTCGCCGATCCGCCGGTCATGGTGCGCGGATGGCGCGAGCACCTCATCGACACCGACGGCCGGGTCTACCTCGACACGCTCAACAACGTCACCTCGGTCGGGCACGCCCATCCGCGACTCGTGGAGGCGGTCGCGGCGCAGTGGCGCCTGCTCAACACGAACTCCCGGTTCCACTACCCGGCGGTCGTGGAGTTCTCCGAGCGCCTCGCCGCCCTCGCGCCCGATCCGCTGGACACCGTCTTCCTCGTCAACAGCGGATCGGAGGCGGTCGATCTCGCGTTGCGACTCGGGCAGGCGTGGTCGGGGCGCCGTGACGTGCTGGCCGTGCGCGAGGCGTACCACGGCTGGACCTATCTGACGGATGCCGTCTCGACCTCGATCGCGGACAACCCGGCTGCCCTGCAGACGCGCCCCGACTGGGTGCACACGGTTCCCGCTCCGACCGGCGACGGCGCGTACACCGCCGATGCCGTGGCGCGTGTGGAGGAGCTCGCTGCCGAAGGCACCCCTGTCGGCGCCTTCGTCGCTGAGACGGTGTTCGGCAACGCCGGCGGCGTGATGCTGCCCGACGGCTACCTGGACGCCGTCTACCGCGCGGTGCGCGCGCACGGTGGGCTCGCGATCGCCGACGAGGTGCAGGTCGGATACGGGCGGCTCGGCGAATGGTTCTGGGGCTTCGAGCAGCAGGGTGTCGTCCCCGACGTGATCGCTGTCGCGAAGGCGATGGGCAGCGGGCATCCTCTCGGCGCGGTGATCACCACGCGCGAGATCGCCGAGCGCTACCGCACGGGCGGCTACTTCTTCTCTTCCGCCGGCGGCAGTCCGGTCTCGAGCATCGTCGGACTCACGGTGCTCGACATCATCCGGGACGAGGAGCTGCAGCGGAACGCGCGCGAGGTCGGCGGCTACCTGAAGGAGCGCCTGCAGGAGCTCGGGCGGCGGCATCCGATTCTGGCGGCCGTGCACGGTTCCGGCTTCTATCTCGGCCCGGAGTTCCGGCGGGCATCCGGCGAGCCCGCGACCGCGGAGACCGCCGCGATCTGCGCACGGCTGCGCGAGCTCGGCGTGATCGCCCAGCCGACGGGTGATCATCAGAACATCCTGAAGATCAAGCCGCCGATGGTGTTCACCCGCGACAGCGCCGACGAGCTCGTGGCCGCGCTGGATCGGGTGCTGACGACCGGTTGGTGA
- the nrdE gene encoding class 1b ribonucleoside-diphosphate reductase subunit alpha: MVASAVTEGTFKTEARFDGMDYHALNAMLNLYDENGNIQFDADKRAAREYFLQHVNQNTVFFHSLKERLDYLVEKEYYEPTVLAKYPFEFIQQLNDFAYGKKFRFETFLGAFKYYTSYTLKTFDGKRYLERFEDRVVMTALALADGDEKLATNLVDEILSGRFQPATPTFLNAGKAQRGELVSCFLLRIEDNMESISRGINSSLQLSKRGGGVALLLSNIRESGAPIKQIENQSSGIIPVMKLLEDSFSYANQLGARQGAGAVYLSAHHPDILRFLDTKRENADEKIRIKTLSLGVVVPDITFELAKNGEDMYLFSPYDVERVYGVPFGDISVTEKYREMVDDARIKKTKINAREFFQTLAEIQFESGYPYIMFEDTVNKANPIKGRINMSNLCSEILQVNTPTTYNEDLSYQEVGKDISCNLGSLNIALAMDGGDLARTVDTSIRALTAVSDQSHIASVRSIESGNDRSHAIGLGQMNLHGYLAREHVYYGSEEGVDFTNIYFYSVLFHALTASNKIAIERGEAFDGFADSTYASGEFFDKYIEQEWVPATDKVKDMFAGHHIPTQDDWRALKASIQAHGIYNQNLQAVPPTGSISYINNSTSSIHPIAAKIEIRKEGKLGRVYYPAAFMTNDNLEYYQDAYEIGYEKVIDTYAAATQHVDQGLSLTLFFKDTATTRDINKAQIYAWRKGIKTIYYIRLRQMALEGTDMSECVSCTL; this comes from the coding sequence ATGGTGGCATCTGCAGTGACCGAGGGAACCTTCAAGACGGAGGCTCGCTTCGACGGCATGGATTATCACGCGCTCAACGCGATGCTGAATCTGTACGACGAGAACGGGAACATCCAGTTCGACGCCGACAAGCGCGCCGCACGCGAGTACTTCCTCCAGCACGTGAACCAGAACACGGTGTTCTTCCACTCGCTCAAGGAGCGGCTGGACTACCTGGTCGAGAAGGAGTACTACGAGCCGACCGTGCTCGCGAAGTACCCGTTCGAGTTCATCCAGCAGCTGAACGACTTCGCCTACGGCAAGAAGTTCCGCTTCGAAACGTTCCTCGGTGCGTTCAAGTACTACACGAGCTACACGCTGAAGACCTTCGACGGCAAGCGCTACCTCGAGCGCTTCGAGGACCGTGTCGTGATGACCGCCCTCGCGCTCGCCGACGGCGATGAGAAGCTCGCGACGAACCTCGTCGACGAGATCCTCTCCGGGCGCTTCCAGCCGGCCACACCGACATTCCTCAACGCGGGCAAGGCGCAGCGCGGCGAACTCGTCTCGTGCTTCCTGCTGCGCATCGAAGACAACATGGAGTCGATCTCGCGGGGCATCAACTCCTCGCTGCAGCTGTCCAAGCGCGGCGGCGGCGTCGCGCTGCTCCTGTCGAACATCCGCGAGTCGGGTGCGCCGATCAAGCAGATCGAGAACCAGTCCTCCGGCATCATCCCCGTGATGAAGCTCCTCGAAGACAGCTTCAGCTACGCCAATCAGCTGGGTGCCCGCCAGGGCGCCGGCGCGGTGTACCTCAGCGCCCACCACCCCGACATCCTGCGGTTCCTGGACACCAAGCGCGAGAACGCCGACGAGAAGATCCGCATCAAGACCCTGTCGCTGGGCGTCGTCGTGCCCGACATCACGTTCGAGCTCGCCAAGAACGGCGAGGACATGTACCTCTTCTCGCCGTACGACGTCGAGCGCGTCTACGGCGTGCCGTTCGGCGACATCTCGGTCACCGAGAAGTACCGCGAGATGGTCGACGACGCGCGCATCAAGAAGACCAAGATCAACGCACGCGAGTTCTTCCAGACCCTCGCCGAGATCCAGTTCGAGTCGGGCTACCCGTACATCATGTTCGAGGACACGGTGAACAAGGCCAACCCGATCAAGGGCCGGATCAACATGTCCAACCTGTGCTCGGAGATCCTGCAGGTCAACACTCCGACCACGTACAACGAGGACCTCTCGTACCAGGAGGTCGGCAAGGACATCTCTTGCAACCTGGGTTCGCTCAACATCGCCCTGGCGATGGACGGCGGTGATCTCGCCCGGACGGTGGACACCAGCATCCGTGCCCTCACCGCCGTGAGCGACCAGAGCCACATCGCCTCGGTGCGCTCGATCGAGAGCGGCAACGACCGATCGCACGCGATCGGTCTCGGCCAGATGAACCTGCACGGCTATCTCGCGCGCGAGCACGTCTACTACGGCTCGGAAGAGGGTGTCGATTTCACGAACATCTACTTCTACTCGGTGCTCTTCCACGCGCTCACGGCGTCGAACAAGATCGCGATCGAGCGCGGCGAGGCCTTCGACGGGTTCGCCGACTCGACGTACGCGTCGGGGGAGTTCTTCGACAAGTACATCGAGCAGGAGTGGGTGCCCGCGACCGACAAGGTCAAGGACATGTTCGCCGGTCACCACATCCCCACGCAGGACGACTGGCGAGCGCTGAAGGCGTCGATCCAGGCGCACGGCATCTACAACCAGAACCTGCAGGCCGTCCCGCCGACCGGCTCGATCTCGTACATCAACAACTCCACGAGTTCGATCCACCCGATCGCGGCGAAGATCGAGATCCGCAAGGAAGGCAAGCTCGGTCGCGTCTACTACCCGGCGGCGTTCATGACGAACGACAACCTGGAGTACTACCAGGATGCGTACGAGATCGGCTACGAGAAGGTCATCGACACGTACGCCGCGGCGACGCAGCACGTCGACCAGGGACTGTCGCTCACGCTGTTCTTCAAGGACACCGCCACCACGCGCGACATCAACAAGGCCCAGATCTACGCGTGGCGCAAGGGCATCAAGACGATCTACTACATCCGCCTCCGTCAGATGGCGCTGGAGGGCACCGACATGAGCGAGTGCGTCTCCTGCACGCTGTGA
- a CDS encoding UBP-type zinc finger domain-containing protein, with translation MSSFIDTSVPPSGTGCLECEQTGSWWVHLRRCARCGHIGCCDDSLGTHATKHYRATGHRIMRSFEPGEDWFWDYETDDWASGPRLAPPESHPVSQTVPGPAERVPADWQQILAAHRGE, from the coding sequence CTGTCGTCCTTCATCGACACCTCCGTCCCACCGAGCGGCACCGGCTGCCTCGAGTGCGAGCAGACCGGCAGCTGGTGGGTGCACCTGCGGCGATGCGCGCGGTGCGGGCACATCGGATGCTGCGACGATTCGCTCGGCACCCACGCCACGAAGCACTACCGCGCGACCGGCCACCGGATCATGCGCAGTTTCGAGCCGGGCGAGGACTGGTTCTGGGACTACGAGACGGACGACTGGGCCTCGGGTCCGCGGCTGGCCCCGCCGGAGAGCCACCCGGTGAGCCAGACGGTTCCCGGTCCGGCGGAGCGGGTGCCGGCGGACTGGCAGCAGATCCTGGCGGCCCACCGCGGCGAATGA
- the nrdI gene encoding class Ib ribonucleoside-diphosphate reductase assembly flavoprotein NrdI, translating to MSAVATSAPLLVFFSSTSGNTARFIQKLGLPASRIPLHPNEPPLVIDEPFVLVTPTYGGGQGRGEEKGAVPKQVVRFLNDERNRRHLRGVISAGNTNFGESFCLAGDIISRKCDVPHLYRLELFGTPEDVDRVSDGLDRWWHLQ from the coding sequence ATGAGCGCGGTCGCGACGAGCGCGCCGCTGCTCGTCTTCTTCTCCAGCACCTCCGGCAACACCGCCCGCTTTATCCAGAAGCTCGGCCTGCCGGCATCCCGGATCCCGCTGCACCCGAACGAACCGCCGCTCGTGATCGACGAGCCGTTCGTTCTGGTCACCCCCACGTACGGGGGTGGCCAGGGTCGCGGCGAGGAGAAAGGGGCGGTGCCCAAGCAGGTCGTCCGTTTCCTCAACGACGAGCGCAACAGGCGACACCTCCGCGGAGTCATCTCCGCGGGGAACACGAATTTCGGCGAGTCCTTCTGTCTCGCCGGCGACATCATCAGCCGCAAGTGCGATGTGCCCCACTTGTACCGGCTCGAATTGTTCGGCACACCCGAAGACGTGGATCGCGTGAGCGACGGATTGGATCGATGGTGGCATCTGCAGTGA
- a CDS encoding MFS transporter, whose protein sequence is MAGYRDLLRTPGVARIMAAQLTARFPNGMTSLAVLLHIEHVTGSYGAAGLVLGATSVGQAIAGPVTSRWMGVWGMRRVLTTTLVICAIAITAIALLETIVPVYMVLGLIAGLSTPPVQSAVRTIYPKMVNSRQLTPLFSFDASLQEVIWIVAPVVITVVATQVGTVQALLLIVVILASGGAWFILSPEVGRVRIPRSRRSLGKVLAKPQVLLATIVGFLLIGACSAVEAGVVATFDHGGLEAGLVLAVFSVGSLAGGLSFGHIPIGRWAMARRLGIVAVGLCLTMLSLNIFWIGGTLFLAGIGIAPALAVLFAMTSASVKFSETAEAYGWIGTGQLIGAAAGSAIAGFLIDGVGPQGAYAAAAGFAVVGTIVSVACVRAFPDLRHRDPSPIPDTEPVGTIT, encoded by the coding sequence GTGGCGGGCTACCGGGATCTTCTGCGCACACCGGGGGTGGCGCGCATCATGGCGGCGCAGCTGACGGCGCGCTTCCCCAACGGCATGACGAGCCTGGCGGTGCTGCTGCACATCGAGCACGTCACCGGCTCGTACGGCGCGGCCGGTCTCGTCCTGGGCGCCACCTCGGTCGGCCAGGCGATCGCCGGTCCGGTCACGAGCCGCTGGATGGGCGTGTGGGGAATGCGCCGTGTCCTGACGACGACCCTCGTGATCTGCGCGATCGCGATCACCGCGATCGCGCTCCTCGAGACCATCGTCCCCGTGTACATGGTGCTCGGCCTCATCGCGGGCCTGTCCACGCCGCCCGTGCAGTCGGCGGTCCGCACGATCTACCCGAAGATGGTCAACTCGCGCCAGCTGACCCCACTGTTCTCGTTCGACGCCTCGCTCCAGGAGGTCATCTGGATCGTCGCCCCCGTCGTGATCACCGTCGTCGCCACCCAGGTCGGCACGGTGCAGGCGCTCCTGCTCATCGTCGTGATCCTCGCCAGCGGCGGCGCGTGGTTCATCCTCTCCCCCGAAGTCGGACGCGTGCGCATCCCCCGCAGCCGTCGGAGCCTCGGCAAAGTCCTCGCCAAGCCCCAGGTGCTGCTGGCCACGATCGTCGGCTTCCTGCTGATCGGCGCCTGCTCCGCGGTCGAGGCCGGCGTCGTCGCGACCTTCGACCACGGCGGTCTCGAGGCGGGTCTCGTGCTGGCGGTCTTCTCCGTCGGGAGCCTGGCGGGCGGGCTTTCGTTCGGCCACATCCCGATCGGCCGGTGGGCGATGGCCCGGCGCCTCGGGATCGTCGCGGTGGGCCTGTGCCTGACGATGCTCTCGCTCAACATCTTCTGGATCGGCGGCACCCTGTTCCTGGCGGGCATCGGCATCGCCCCGGCGCTCGCGGTCCTGTTCGCGATGACGAGCGCGAGCGTCAAGTTCAGCGAGACCGCCGAGGCCTACGGCTGGATCGGCACCGGCCAGCTGATCGGCGCCGCCGCCGGCTCGGCGATCGCGGGCTTCCTGATCGACGGCGTCGGTCCGCAGGGCGCGTACGCGGCGGCCGCGGGGTTCGCGGTCGTCGGCACGATCGTCTCGGTCGCGTGCGTGCGGGCCTTCCCCGATCTGCGCCACCGCGACCCCAGTCCGATCCCCGACACCGAGCCGGTCGGCACGATCACGTGA